The nucleotide window TTAATCATCCCGTGTACCTCACCATTAATGAGTGTTCCTGCAGTATAAGCTGTGTTCAGAAAATCGGGAGTTACTTCCGTCGTTACAGCTCCACCAGTAACAAGGGCTTCACCATTCATTTGGATCTGGTAGCCTTGTGGAGAATCAGTAACTGTAATATTCATAATCTTGGATAACTTATCTGTCATTAAATCACGTTGGTCACGCAAATCGTTAGCATTGTCTCCAAGAGACTCAACTTTTACAATAGCACTATTAAGGTTCGCAATATTACCAAGGTAGCCCTGAATTTCATTACCTTTCACAGCAATGTTACTGTCTAAATCCTGGCTGAGCGCATCCAGTTGGCGGCTAATCTGATTCATCGCATCGGTCAGAGCCAATGTTGTTTCTTTGACGATCCTACGAGCTGTAACATCCTCAGGATTCTTACTTAGATCTGACCATGATTTATAGAAGTTATCCATAACAGTCCGAAATCCGGTGTTCGATGGTTCATTCACAATAGCTTCAAGTTTCTCAAGTGTGTCTCGTTGAATGGACCAACTCCCGAAGTTGGTGTTTTCATTACGATATTGGTCGTCCAGAAATTTCTCACGCACACGTGTAATAGAGTCAAATTCTACCCCTGTACCAAGCTGTCCTGGTGTTGTGCTATGCAGAAATGCGAACGGCTCCATTGGAATGGACGCCTGCATGTTTACCTTTTGGCGTGAGTATCCTTCCGTGTTGGCATTGGCTACGTTATGGCCTGTTGTGCTAAGAGCTGTCGTCTGTGTGAACAAACTGCGTTTAGCCGTTTCGATTGAATGAAATGTAGATGTCACCTGGTTTCCCCCTAATTAATCAGGCACGCGTGTCAAACAGACCGATTCGCCCTGGATTACCGTTCTTATCAGCAGGATGCTGATAAGTGGCATCCTGTTCTGGCCGAGAAGCAAAGATGTCCATTGAAAGATCAATAAACATCAACGATTGCTCGATCAGCTTTTGGTTCAGTTGATTGATTTCTTTTAATTCATGCAGTGTTCCCGCCAGCTTCTTCTGGACTTCAAGCAATCGCAGTTTGTCAGCAGGATCAAAAATCAGCTTCGAGATTTCGGTGATATTCAGGTTCAGCATGGACTTGATGCCCCGCTCCTGTAGCAGTTCGTGAACTGCGCTCTGCCGCTCGATCTCCAATGGCTCCTGTTGTTTCATGAAACGAGATTCTTTGTTGAGGAGGGCAATGAGTTCATCCACATCGTTTTTGACAATGACCTGTCTCTTGACCTCGCTGAGTGCCAGCATATCGCGGTGACTTTGTTCCATTTGCTGCAAAACTGCAATCAATCTGTCCAGTGCTGCCATTACGTGATCACCTATTCCTTATCAAAAGACTTAAAATACGGCAGCAGCTTGTCAGCAAGCTTGCTACTATCTACCTGATACGTTCCGGAACTCACCTGTTCTTTCAGTTCCTGTATCCGTTGTACGCGTCCTGCATCCTGTGTACGACTTTGTTCCTCAAGCATCTTCATCGCCTCCGGAGAAATGGATACTTCGTCCTTACGGCGGCTCTTCTTGGCATCAGCCTGCTGATTGGATTCAACGTTCCTTTGATATGAATTGATGGCGCCAATTCTACTCGGTTCATTGATTTTCATTTAACTTGCACTTCCTTCCACATAAGGTTTTTACGACGATATACGTTTTTCTTACTTTATCTTTATGTTATCAAAATGATTAGGATAATAAAAAAAACCGATAATCTTTAATAAGTTTATCGGTACGTTTCAAAACATTTGTTATAGCAAAACATGTATTTGAGCCCTCGTTCCTATTAATCGCGCAGTTTGTCGAGAGCATTGTAGGTTCGTCCGCCTATATTACCGTTATCCTTCTGACCTACATCGCGAGCTGCTCCTGCCAAGTCTTTCGTTAAACGATTACGGCAAGAGTCACACATATGACCTTCGCGAATCAACGTTCCGCATACTTCACAAGGATACATCATATTCGGGGCGTTCTCGATGGAAATTCGTCCCTCACGAATGAACTTGGTAATATTTTTAATTGAGACTTCTGTTGCATCAGATAGTTCCTGTATGTTGGTACCCTTGTTTTCGCGCAAATAATCTACACAGATCTGATATTCCTGCTCTATTTCCTTGATACAGTTCGAGCATACATCTCGAAAATTCAACGCATATAATTTACCACAGCGAGGACAGTTACCTAGATTCATCGCTAAAACGCCCCTCTCAAACTTCCATTTCCGAATAGATAATAACTATACATTACCTTATTTTCTGTGATGAAGCCATAGTCTATTTACAAAACAAAAGAAGGGAACAGGATGCATATATACGCAAGCCCGTTCCCCCACTTTAATTCATTAATTCAATGTTCTAATGTTTAGTACAGTAGACCATACGCTTGTGTTCTGGTCATTGAATGCCCTGATACGATATTTATGCAGACTGGACGGTAACAGATCAGAATGAATAAACGTTGAATCATTAACAATTGCCACAATTTGTCCATCAGCTTCAATTTCGTATGACGAAGCTCCCACAACCGCGTCCCATATCAGAATAACGTTTGTTCTGTCCGAAGTTCCCTTCAGCACAGGTGTAGTTAATTGAGTCATTCCCGTTATGATCTCACTCCAAGCTCCCGCACCAGAAGCATTTTTGCCACGAATGCGGAAGGTATGCTCTGTATTTGGTGCAAGCCCGCTCTTCGTATAAGCAACTCCACTCACAGCAACCACCGTACCATCAATCTCCAGATCATACCCGGTAGCTCCAGTTACAGCACTCCATCTCAGCGCGATAGCCGCTGTGGTTGCAGAGTTAATACTCAAGCCTGCGACACTCGCAGGTAACGTAGTTTGGGACAATACTGCTGTCCATGCACTCATATTAGTGTCGGTCAGGGCACGAATACGATATTTATGAATGGTGCCACCAAGCACTCCATTGTGGACATACATGAGATCACTCACCGTAGCAACAACCATGCCGTCTGCCTCAATCTCGTATTTTGTTGCACCAGCAACTTCATTCCACGTCAGCGTAACTGCCGTTTCTTCAGGTACGGCTTTCAGCGTAGTTGGTACATTTAATTGGGTCGAGGCGGTTACGATCTCACTCCAGCTACCAATGCCAGCAGCATTTTTGGCACGAATGCGGAAGGTATGATCTGTATTG belongs to Paenibacillus sp. FSL H8-0079 and includes:
- the flgK gene encoding flagellar hook-associated protein FlgK, which gives rise to MTSTFHSIETAKRSLFTQTTALSTTGHNVANANTEGYSRQKVNMQASIPMEPFAFLHSTTPGQLGTGVEFDSITRVREKFLDDQYRNENTNFGSWSIQRDTLEKLEAIVNEPSNTGFRTVMDNFYKSWSDLSKNPEDVTARRIVKETTLALTDAMNQISRQLDALSQDLDSNIAVKGNEIQGYLGNIANLNSAIVKVESLGDNANDLRDQRDLMTDKLSKIMNITVTDSPQGYQIQMNGEALVTGGAVTTEVTPDFLNTAYTAGTLINGEVHGMIKSRDTLVSDYRKQMDELANTLANGDIKITIPAGSVLPENTVIDGVPYSGDDRILKTDLKDVIVKGFNGLHQLGYSLDGLTPGLPFFTVAGSDPSNPAITGITAGNISLNAAIVADPNKIASSLRTTTDPTSGTESVVKGNNTLAILIANLKDKPMKSIDGLRNATVGAQFSAIVGQLGVQSQEAARQTSNTEFLVQQVETRRQSVSGVSLDEEMANMIKFQHAYSASARFMTTYDELLDKLINSTGTVGR
- a CDS encoding flagellar protein FlgN, whose protein sequence is MAALDRLIAVLQQMEQSHRDMLALSEVKRQVIVKNDVDELIALLNKESRFMKQQEPLEIERQSAVHELLQERGIKSMLNLNITEISKLIFDPADKLRLLEVQKKLAGTLHELKEINQLNQKLIEQSLMFIDLSMDIFASRPEQDATYQHPADKNGNPGRIGLFDTRA
- the flgM gene encoding flagellar biosynthesis anti-sigma factor FlgM; protein product: MKINEPSRIGAINSYQRNVESNQQADAKKSRRKDEVSISPEAMKMLEEQSRTQDAGRVQRIQELKEQVSSGTYQVDSSKLADKLLPYFKSFDKE
- a CDS encoding TIGR03826 family flagellar region protein, with amino-acid sequence MNLGNCPRCGKLYALNFRDVCSNCIKEIEQEYQICVDYLRENKGTNIQELSDATEVSIKNITKFIREGRISIENAPNMMYPCEVCGTLIREGHMCDSCRNRLTKDLAGAARDVGQKDNGNIGGRTYNALDKLRD